The Micromonospora sp. Llam0 genome contains a region encoding:
- a CDS encoding transposase family protein gives MLAAGLTVRVYAGPSSVAARCPDCSTVSRRVHSRYERQLLDAPVAGRETVLHLRVRRFFCTPTDWYAGSSPSNSTV, from the coding sequence GTGCTGGCCGCGGGGTTGACGGTGCGGGTGTACGCCGGGCCCAGTAGCGTCGCCGCGCGGTGCCCGGACTGTTCGACCGTGTCCCGGCGGGTGCACAGCCGGTACGAACGACAGCTACTCGACGCGCCTGTCGCCGGGCGGGAGACCGTGCTGCACCTACGGGTACGGCGGTTCTTCTGCACCCCGACCGACTGGTACGCCGGATCTTCGCCGAGCAACTCGACGGTGTGA